One Bradyrhizobium sp. ISRA464 genomic window carries:
- a CDS encoding TadE family protein, whose protein sequence is MRKLNQRGTAALEFCLVAVPLFTLMFAIFDFGRYVITMHSLHTLADAGARAWMICYQNSVLQSQSDSSCFGDPLPNSKQAIVPFLFSGGLTPTLNASQATSATTVTASQPGFTMLMPIWGTTFNAPSASTNIPL, encoded by the coding sequence ATGAGGAAGCTCAACCAGCGGGGCACTGCGGCGCTAGAGTTTTGCCTGGTCGCCGTGCCGCTATTCACATTGATGTTTGCGATCTTCGATTTCGGTCGATACGTCATTACAATGCATTCGCTGCACACTCTCGCGGATGCGGGGGCTCGTGCATGGATGATCTGTTACCAAAATTCAGTACTCCAGAGCCAATCGGACAGTAGTTGCTTCGGAGACCCCTTGCCGAATTCCAAGCAGGCTATTGTCCCATTTCTCTTTAGTGGTGGTCTCACGCCTACTCTCAATGCATCTCAGGCAACCTCTGCCACCACGGTCACTGCTTCTCAGCCTGGCTTCACCATGCTGATGCCGATCTGGGGCACGACCTTCAACGCGCCGAGCGCGTCCACCAATATTCCGCTCTAG
- a CDS encoding pilus assembly protein TadG-related protein: MLRCCRGSAAFATVVALVPLIGFVALGAEAGSWYVVKQHAQNAADSAAMAGALAIANSDSQPNFGTMNGFSSNVTLTQGTYSTSSGFSSGGTSPNAVQAVVTQCQPQSLSLVVYTGTCNGTSKNVTITAQAVASVGQPKKLPCALALSGPVTFQDAAVQVNAPNCGIASNGTPIGINFSVAPKTLNVGSLSTAGGCSGSLCGSVVTYAPPVTDPFSALTTAVDNLTLPACGGATLQSYGTGQCANDKQTINSATQITVSGIYFFSGGLSLGGTGSLTTASGVTATIIILPVSGNKASLKMAGGSSFNITAPTTAPSASAIPSQLSSVASLLTDMALFDPEKSPQITGNGTMMGSGVFYLPNAALNYQGTSTSASSTCTEVIAASIQFSGTPSFDNSGCPPSIVPTSKLVVLVQ, encoded by the coding sequence ATGCTTCGCTGCTGTCGTGGCTCCGCCGCTTTCGCAACGGTCGTCGCCTTGGTTCCGCTGATAGGATTTGTAGCGCTCGGCGCGGAGGCTGGGTCGTGGTACGTCGTCAAGCAGCACGCGCAAAATGCGGCCGATAGCGCCGCAATGGCAGGTGCGTTGGCGATCGCGAATTCTGATTCACAACCAAATTTCGGTACAATGAACGGCTTCTCGTCAAACGTGACATTGACTCAGGGCACGTACAGCACCAGCTCCGGTTTTTCGTCTGGCGGTACCTCCCCGAATGCAGTTCAGGCCGTGGTTACGCAGTGCCAACCTCAGTCGTTGTCGCTAGTCGTTTACACGGGCACTTGCAACGGCACGTCGAAGAACGTCACGATCACGGCGCAAGCTGTCGCGAGTGTTGGCCAACCAAAGAAGCTTCCATGCGCTTTGGCACTTTCTGGTCCCGTCACGTTCCAGGACGCGGCGGTCCAAGTCAACGCCCCAAACTGCGGGATCGCGTCGAACGGCACACCGATCGGCATCAACTTTAGCGTAGCACCGAAAACGCTGAATGTCGGCTCGCTATCGACAGCCGGTGGCTGCAGTGGGTCTCTCTGCGGGTCCGTCGTGACTTATGCTCCACCAGTGACAGATCCATTCTCTGCTCTCACGACCGCCGTTGACAATCTGACGCTACCAGCGTGCGGGGGGGCAACGTTGCAGTCGTATGGCACCGGCCAGTGCGCTAACGACAAGCAAACGATCAACAGTGCTACTCAAATAACTGTCAGCGGCATCTACTTCTTTTCTGGAGGACTTTCGCTGGGCGGCACTGGTTCACTCACGACTGCGTCGGGGGTGACGGCGACGATCATTATACTTCCGGTCTCTGGCAACAAAGCAAGCCTCAAGATGGCCGGCGGCAGTTCTTTCAACATCACGGCACCAACGACAGCACCATCCGCATCCGCGATTCCCAGTCAGCTTTCTTCTGTTGCAAGTCTTCTCACGGATATGGCGCTCTTTGATCCCGAGAAGTCACCGCAGATCACCGGAAATGGCACCATGATGGGCAGTGGAGTGTTTTATCTTCCGAACGCAGCCCTCAACTATCAAGGCACGTCGACCAGCGCTAGCAGCACCTGCACCGAGGTCATCGCCGCGTCTATCCAGTTTTCCGGCACGCCGAGCTTCGATAACTCGGGATGCCCGCCCAGCATAGTTCCTACGAGCAAGCTTGTAGTATTGGTGCAATGA